From Rhodanobacteraceae bacterium, the proteins below share one genomic window:
- a CDS encoding Cytochrome c oxidase polypeptide I: MAANPTFKTPVIAQPNAELREKMEGMWSDPPTLHGWFGTTDHKKVGKRYLVTAFVFLLVGGLEALGMRLQLAQPNEHLLSPGLYNQFFSMHGFTMIFLYSLPILSGFSNYLWPLILGTRDMAFPRLNAFTYWVFLLAGIFLYIGFWGGKGTDVGWFNYVPLAERAYNPDWNVDIYSLGMIFLGISTTAGAVNFIATMFRTRAPGMSISRVPIMIWGTLVANVGILFAVPAVSLDFLMLWLDRRFGTQFFNPEMGGRPLLWQHLFWIFGHPWVYAIVLPAMSIVSQGLPVYCRRPLVAHPAVVLATILTMVLGFGVWVHHMFSTGLPVIAMGFFSAASFVIVIPSAVSVFAWVATIWTGRPVFTTAFKFFAAEIVLFVIGGVSGFMTAAVPLDWQLTDTYFVVAHIHYVLIGINVFPVVGGIYHWFPKMTGRMMDERLGWWNFWLMFIGFNLGFFPMHISGLEGMPRRIYTYPANLGWGDLNLVTTIGAFVFALGVLLFVVNVVRSHKHGALAPPNPWDADTLEWATESPPPSYNFAVIPRVATLHPLWEERLDGSWQSALNEGAVLDEEHEIPATTVLDAEPDAIMKMPHTTLAPISLALLIAGTFVGLLMSMWWVAAGCLLAMIPALLWWFWPSPEMGFAERARP, from the coding sequence GTGGCAGCGAACCCAACCTTCAAGACGCCGGTGATCGCGCAGCCGAACGCGGAACTCCGCGAGAAGATGGAGGGCATGTGGTCGGATCCGCCGACGCTGCACGGCTGGTTCGGCACCACCGACCACAAGAAGGTCGGCAAGCGCTATCTCGTCACCGCGTTCGTGTTCCTGCTGGTGGGCGGACTCGAGGCGCTGGGCATGCGCCTGCAGCTCGCGCAGCCGAACGAGCACCTCCTGTCGCCGGGTTTGTACAACCAGTTCTTCAGCATGCACGGCTTCACGATGATCTTCCTTTACTCGCTGCCGATCCTGTCGGGCTTCAGCAATTACCTGTGGCCGCTGATCCTCGGCACGCGCGACATGGCATTCCCGCGCCTCAATGCGTTCACCTATTGGGTGTTCCTGCTCGCGGGCATCTTTCTCTACATCGGTTTCTGGGGCGGCAAGGGCACCGACGTCGGCTGGTTCAACTACGTGCCGCTGGCCGAGCGTGCGTACAACCCCGACTGGAACGTGGACATCTATTCGCTGGGGATGATCTTCCTCGGCATCTCCACGACCGCGGGCGCGGTGAATTTCATCGCGACGATGTTCCGCACGCGCGCGCCGGGCATGTCGATCAGCCGCGTGCCGATCATGATCTGGGGCACGCTGGTGGCGAACGTCGGCATTCTTTTTGCCGTGCCGGCGGTGAGCCTGGATTTCCTGATGCTGTGGCTGGACCGCCGCTTCGGCACGCAATTCTTCAATCCCGAAATGGGCGGCCGTCCGTTGCTGTGGCAGCACCTGTTCTGGATCTTCGGACACCCGTGGGTGTATGCGATCGTGCTGCCCGCGATGAGCATCGTGTCGCAAGGCCTGCCCGTGTATTGCCGGCGCCCGCTGGTCGCGCATCCCGCGGTGGTGCTGGCGACGATCCTGACGATGGTGCTGGGCTTCGGCGTGTGGGTGCACCACATGTTCTCGACGGGCTTGCCGGTGATCGCGATGGGATTCTTCAGCGCCGCGAGTTTCGTGATCGTGATTCCGTCGGCGGTGTCGGTGTTCGCGTGGGTCGCGACGATCTGGACCGGGCGTCCGGTCTTCACCACCGCCTTCAAGTTCTTCGCTGCCGAGATCGTGCTGTTCGTGATCGGCGGCGTGTCCGGTTTCATGACCGCCGCCGTGCCGCTGGACTGGCAGCTCACCGACACTTATTTCGTGGTCGCACACATCCACTACGTGCTGATCGGCATCAACGTGTTCCCGGTGGTCGGCGGCATCTATCACTGGTTCCCGAAAATGACGGGACGCATGATGGACGAGCGGCTGGGCTGGTGGAATTTCTGGCTGATGTTCATCGGCTTCAACCTCGGTTTTTTCCCGATGCACATCTCGGGACTCGAAGGCATGCCGCGCCGCATCTACACGTATCCGGCGAACCTCGGCTGGGGCGACTTGAACCTCGTCACCACGATCGGCGCGTTCGTGTTCGCGCTGGGTGTGCTGCTGTTCGTGGTCAACGTGGTGCGCAGCCACAAGCACGGCGCGCTGGCGCCGCCCAATCCGTGGGATGCCGACACGCTGGAATGGGCGACCGAATCGCCGCCGCCCAGCTACAACTTCGCGGTGATTCCGCGCGTCGCGACGCTGCATCCGTTGTGGGAAGAGCGCCTCGACGGTTCATGGCAGAGCGCGTTGAACGAAGGCGCGGTGCTGGACGAGGAGCACGAGATTCCCGCCACCACCGTGCTGGATGCCGAGCCCGACGCGATCATGAAGATGCCGCACACGACATTGGCGCCGATCTCGCTGGCGTTGCTGATCGCGGGCACGTTCGTCGGATTGCTGATGTCGATGTGGTGGGTGGCGGCCGGTTGCCTGCTGGCGATGATTCCCGCGCTGCTGTGGTGGTTCTGGCCGAGTCCCGAGATGGGCTTCGCCGAGAGGGCGCGACCGTGA